One genomic window of Quercus lobata isolate SW786 chromosome 9, ValleyOak3.0 Primary Assembly, whole genome shotgun sequence includes the following:
- the LOC115960808 gene encoding derlin-1-like — translation MSTPAEYYRSLPPVSKFYGVACLMTTSAYYLQLYNPYNIALFYGLVLKRFQVWRLITNFFFLGQFSFPFAFRLLMIARYGVSLERGPFDKRTADYVWMFVFGALSLLVMAAVPYLWSPFMGGSLVFMLVYVWSREFPNARISIYGLVSMKGFYLPYVMLAVDLLLGNPLKPGILGMVVGHLYYFLTVLHPLAGGKFILKTPLWVHKLVSFWGKGTQMNTPVQRDPSAGVAFRGRSYRLNGTRPSTTGQAETGSHAQAQQPNQADGVAFRGRSHRLNGR, via the exons ATGTCTACCCCAGCGGA ATACTATCGATCTCTCCCACCTGTAAGCAAGTTCTATGGAGTGGCCTGCTTGATGACCACATCTGCATACTATCTGCAACTTTATAATCCTTACAATATAGCATTATTTTATGGCCTTGTACTAAAACGTTTTCAG GTTTGGAGGCTTATTacgaatttcttctttcttgggcAATTTTCATTTCCCTTTGCATTTCGTCTGTTAATGAT AGCAAGATATGGTGTTTCACTTGAGAGAGGACCCTTTGACAAGAGAACAGCAGATTATGTATGGATGTTCGTCTTTGGAGCACTATCACTTCTT GTGATGGCTGCTGTTCCATATCTGTGGTCTCCATTCATGGGAGGTTCCTTAGTATTTATGCTTGTCTATGTTTGGAGCCGTGAGTTCCCAAATGCACGAATAAGCATTTATGGTCTTGTGTCAATGAAG GGATTCTATCTTCCTTATGTAATGCTAGCAGTTGATTTGTTACTCGGAAATCCTTTGAAGCCAGGCATTCTAGGGATGGTTGTAGGACATTTATATTACTTCCTAACGGTGCTTCATCCTCTTGCTGGGGGGAAATTCATCTTGAAGACCCCTCTTTGGGT TCACAAATTAGTTTCATTTTGGGGCAAGGGAACACAAATGAATACCCCAGTGCAGCGTGATCCATCAGCAGGAGTTGCATTCCGAGGAAGAAGCTACCGTCTCAATGGAACTCGACCAAGCACTACAGGGCAGGCAGAAACAGGTAGTCATGCACAAGCACAGCAGCCCAACCAGGCTGATGGTGTTGCTTTCCGAGGCAGAAGCCATCGTCTTAATGGCCGTTAG